The following is a genomic window from Amycolatopsis australiensis.
TAGTGTCGCGTGCTCAGCCGCGTTGGACGTCCGCCGCGGACGCCTCGGCCTCGCGGGCTTCGCGTTCCTCCGCCGCGGCCCGATGCCGCCGGGCCCGCAGCTCCGCGATCGCGAGGGTCAGCGCCCCGCACGTCAGGCCGGCCGCGCAGCACAGGGCGACGGTGAGCGCGAGCGGGTAGTCCCGGGCCGAGCCGACGACCGCGCCGAACACCGAGGCGAGCACCGCCGTGCCGATCGCGGTCCCGATCCGCTGTCCCGTCTGCAGCGCGCCGCCCGCGACGCCGGCCATCCGCACCGGCACGCACTCCAGCGTCAACGTCGTGTTCGGCGAGATCACCATCCCGCCGCCGACGCCCGCGAACAGCAGCGGCAGCGCGAACGCCCACCCGGACGCCGACGGCGGCACGAACTCGGCGAGCACCGCGACGACGAGCAGGCCGATCGCGACCATGCTCAGCCCCGTGACGGTCAGCCGGCGGCCGAAGGTGGGTACCAGCCGCCCGGCGACGGCGGCGGACACCGCCGAGCCGAGCGCGAACGGCGTCACCGAGAGGCCGGACTGCAGGGGCGAGTAGCCGAGGCCCTGCTGGAAGAACATGGCGAAGACCAGCCAGATGCCGGCGAACCCGCAGAAGTAGAGCGCGCCGACCGCGGCCCCGGCGGCGTAGCCCGGCGTGCCGGTGAACAGCCGCGTGTCGAGCAGCGGCGAGCGGCCGCGGCGCACGACCCGCTGTTCCCAGCGGACGAACGCGGCCCCGAACACCAGCGCGACGAGGAACAGCCACCACAGCCGCGCCGGGCCGTCGTTGTCGGATTCGATGACCGGGAGCAGCACGCCGAGGACGGCGACCGCGAGCAGCGCGATGCCGGCGAAGTCGATCTCCGAGCGGATCTTGAGCTGTTTCTTCTCGCTGCGCGGCAGCAGCCGCAGGGCCAGCGCGAACGCGAGGACGCCGATCGGGACGTTGACGTAGAAGACCCAGCGCCAGCCGTCCTGGGCGCCGAAGACGGCGAGGATGGCGCCGCCGAGGATGGGGCCGACGGCCGTGGAGATCCCGACGACCGCGCCGAACATCCCGAAGGCGCGGCCGCGCTCGGCGCCGCGGAAGAGGTCCTGGATGAGACCGGTGTTCTGCGGGGTGAGCATGCCGGCGGCGAGGCCCTGGGCCAGCCGCGCGAGGACGAGTGTCGTCTCGTTCGGGGCCGCTCCGGCGAGTGCGCTGGTGACGACGAACCCGGCGAGGGCGCCGAGGAACATGGTCCGGCGGCCGAACGCGTCACCGAGACGGCCGCCGGTGACGAGGACGAGCCCGAAGGCGAGGGCGTAGCCGGAGACGACCCAGCGGATGCCGCCGCTGCTGGCATGCAGGCCGGACTGCATCGAGGGCAGCGCGACGTTGACGATGCTGACGTCGAGCAGGCCCATGAACCCGGCGGTCAGCGAGACGGCAAGCGCTTTCCAGCGACGGGGATCGGGTTCGTACGACATCGATGGTGTGTACCTCACGGCAGCTGACTCGAAACCGGACCACCGCGGAGGTCCGGGGCTCGCCCCCGGGCGGGGTTCGCGGGTTGACTACGTGGATGCCGTGATCCCGCGGATGCCCTTCAGCTCGCCGATCAGCATGGAACTGACCTTGACCGGGTAGTCGTACAGCGCGAAGACCGTCTGGTTCTTGCCCACCAGCTTCAGGTGGACCGGGGTCTCGCCCTTGTGGGCCAGCAGCGTCGACCGCAGCTCGCTGACCACCGACTGGTCGATCTTCTCCGCCGCCGCCAGCAGGACCAGCGGGGGCTCGTCGTCGCCGTTGCCCGTGCCCACCTCGGACAGGTCCAGCGTGGCCAGGCCGCCGCCGAAGACCGACATCTTGTCTTCGCGCCAGTTCACCCGGCCCTTGACCAGCACCGCGTTGTCCTCGATCAGCTCTCCCGCGAACAGCGCGTACGCCTTCGGGAAGAACAGGACCTCCAGGGACGCGTCCATGTCCTCGACCGTGCAGATCGCCCAGGGCTCGCCCTTCTTGTTGACCCGCCGCTCCAGGGACGTGATCAGCCCCGAGATGACGATCTCGCCCTCCTTCGGCGGGTCGGCGAGGATCGCGGCGATCGGTTTCGGGGCGTGCTTGCGCAGGATCCGCTCGGCGCCGTCGAGCGGGTGCGCCGAGACGTACAGGCCCAGCATCTCGCGTTCGTAGGCGAGCAGCTGCTTGCGCGGGTACTCCTCCTCGCCGAACTTCAGGTGCGCCAGCGGGGACGACGACGGCGCCGCCTCCCCCTCGTCGCCGCCGAAGCCGAACAGGTCGAACTGGCCCATCGCCTCCTGGCGCTTGAGCGGGACGACGGCTTCCACCGCGTCCTCGTGGACCTGGATCATCGACAGCCGCGTGTGGCCGAGCGAGTCGAACGCGCCCGCCTTGATCAGCGACTCGATGACCCGCTTGTTGCAGGCCACGAGCTCTGACTTGTCGAGGAAGTCGGTGAAGGACGCGTACTTGCCCTTCTCCTCGCGGGTCTTGATGATCGACTCGACGACGTTCGCGCCGACGTTGCGGACGGCACCCAGCCCGAAGCGGATGTCGTCGCCGACGGCCGCGAACCGCATGGCCGACTCGTTGACGTCCGGCGGCAGCACCTTGATGCCGAGGCGGCGGCACTCGGACAGGTAAACCGCCGACTTGTCCTTGTTGTCGCCGACCGAGGTGAGCAGGGCGGCCATGTACTCGGCGGTGAAGTTCGCCTTGAGGTACGCGGTCCAGTAGGAGACCAGGCCGTACGCGGCCGCATGGCTCTTGTTGAACGCGTACCCGGCGAACGGGAGGATCGTGTCCCAGAGCGCCTTGATCGCCTCTTTGGAGAAGCCGCCGGGCCGCAGGTCGCTGGCCCGCATGCCGGCCTCGAAGCCCTCGTACTCCTTGTCGAGGACTTCCTTCTTCTTCTTGCCCATCGCGCGGCGCAGCACGTCCGCGCGGCCCATCGTGTACCCGGCCACCTTCTGGCCGATGTGCATGATCTGCTCCTGGTAGACGATCAGGCCGTAGGTGTCGGCCAGGATCTCCTTCAGGGGCTCGTCCAGCTCCGGGTGGATGGGCTTGACCTTCTGCCGCCCGTTCTTGCGGTCGGCGTAGTCGTTGTGCGCGTTCATGCCCATCGGGCCGGGGCGGTACAGCGCGCCGACCGCGACGATGTCGTCGAACACCGTGGGTTCCATGCGGCGCAGCAGGTCACGCATGGGGCCGCCGTCCAGCTGGAACACGCCCAGCGTGTCGCCGCGGGCCAGCAGCTTGTACGTCTCGGGGTCGTCGACCCCCAGGGTGTCGAGGTCGACGTCGACCCCGCGGTTGGCCTTGATGTTGTCGATCGCGTCACCGATGACGGTGAGGTTCCGCAGGCCGAGGAAGTCCATCTTCAGCAGGCCGATGGCCTCGCACGACGGGTAGTCCCAGCCGGTGATGATCGAGCCGTCGTCGCGCTGCCAGAGCGGGATCGCGTCGGTCAGCGGGTCGCACGACATGATGACCGCGCAGGCGTGCACGCCCGCGTTGCGGATCAGGCCCTCGAGGCCGCGGGCGGTCTCGAAGATCGTCTTGCACTCTTCGTCGGTCTCGACCAGGGCGCGGACCTCGGCGGCCTCGCCGTAGCGCTCGTGCTTCGAGTCGACGATGCCCGAGAGCGGGATGTCCTTCGCCATGATCGGCGGCGGCAGCGCCTTGGAGATCTTGTCCGCGATCGCGTAGCCCGGCTGGCCGAAGTGGACGCGGGCGGAGTCCTTGATCGCCGCCTTCGTCTTGATGGTGCCGAAGGTGATGACCTGGGCGACCTTGTCCGCGCCGTACTTCTCGGTGGCGTACCGGATCATCTCGCCGCGCCGGCGGTCGTCGAAGTCGATGTCGATGTCCGGCATCGAGACGCGCTCGGGGTTCAGGAACCGCTCGAACAGCAGCTTCTGCGGGATCGGGTCCAGGTTCGTGATGCCGAGGACGTACGCGACGAGCGACCCGGCCGCCGAACCACGGCCCGGGCCGACCCGGATGCCGACGCGGCGGGCGTAGCTGATGAGGTCGGCGACGATCAGGAAGTAGGCCGGGAAGCCCTTCCCGATGATGACGTCGAGTTCCTTGTCGATGCGCTCCTGGTAGCCCTCCGGCGCGCCGTCCGGGAAGCGCCACTTCATGCCGCGCTGGACCTCTTCGCGCAGCCAGCCGGCCTGGTCGTAGCCCTCCGGCACCTCGAAGAACGGCAGCCGGTCCTTGTGCGTGTAGACCTCTTCGTACGACTCGACGCGCTCGGCGATCATCAACGTCGTGTCGGCCGCGCCGGGGACCTCCTTGTCCCAGTACTCGCGCATCTCGGCGGCGGACTTGAGGTAGTAGCCGTCGCCGTCGAACTTGAACCGGGTCGGGTCGTTGAGGGTCTTGCCCGCCTGGACGCACAGCAGCGCCGAGTGCGTGTCCGCCTGGTCCTTGGTGACGTAGTGCGAGTCGTTGGTGGCCAGCGGCTTGAGGTCGAGCAGCCTGCCGATCTCGAGGAGGCCTTCGCGGACCGACCGCTCGATCGGCAGCCCGTGGTCCATCAGCTCGAGGAAGAAGTTGTCGGCGCCGAAGATGTCCTTGTAGTCGGACGCGGCCTGGATGGCCTCCTCGCGCTGGCCCAGCCGCAGCCGGGTCTGCACCTCGCCGGACGGGCAGCCGGTGGTGGCGATGATGCCTTCGTGGTTGTCCGCGATCAGCTCGCGGTCCATCCGGGGCTTGCGGTAGTAGCCCTGCATGCTGGCCAGCGAGGACAGCTTGAAGAGGTTGCGCAGGCCGGTCGCGTTGCCGGCGAGCATCGTCATGTGCGTGTACGCGCCGCCACCGGAGACGTCGCCGCCCTCACCGAACTCGTCCGAGCCGCGCTGGTTGGCCTGGCCCCAGAAGACGGGCTTCTTGTGGAACCGGCTCTCCGGGGCGATGTAGGCCTCGATGCCGATGATCGGCTTGATGCCGGCCTTCTTGGACTGCTGGTAGAACTCGTCGGCGCCGTACATGTTGCCGTGGTCGGTCATGCCGACCGCGGGCATGCCGAGGCGCGCCGCCTCCGCGAACAGAGGAGCGATCTTCGCCGCACCGTCGAGCATCGAGTACTCGGTGTGGACGTGCAGGTGGACGAAGGAATCGTTCGACACCAGCGAAAACCTCCCCTAGGTGGATGGGACCGGCGCGCCCGGGTCCCTCACCCTAACCCCTGGCACCGACAGTCCGCGCACGCGCTCGCCGGGCTCGATTCTGCTCCTCGCGGGGAGTGTTTCGCCGCTGCGACGCGCCCCCTCTTCGGGCGGTGGTGATCACGGGCACGCGGCGCTGCCGGGCGATCACGCGGGGACGCGGATACGGGTGCTTCGCGGTGGTCCGGTCGCGGCTGATCGCAGTGCGGGCGGGGGTCGGCGGGGCGGGCGGGCGGCGGGTCGGGTTGGCGGCCGGATGGACGGCGCGGCAGGAAGGCCGCCGGCCTCCGTGGGGAACAGCCGGAGGGCGCCGCCGCGGGCGGCCACCGGAGGTCGGGCGGCCGGTGAGGTGGCCCACACCGGGCGGGACCCGCGTTGACACCGCCGCCGGCGGCACCGAGCATTCCCCGCATGAACCTGTCTGACAGCCAGACAGCCGGACAAGGTGGTCCCCGTCGGGTGAGCGCCATGGAGGCCGTCCTCGCGCACCTGCGTTCGGCCATCGAACGCGGGGAGTACCCGGTCGGCGGCAAGCTTCCGTCCGAAGCCTCCCTCAGCCGGGAGTTCGAGGTCAGCCGGTCGGTCGTCCGGGAGGCGCTCCGCGGCCTGCAGGCCCTCGGCATGACCGAGTCCAAGACCGGCAAGGGCACCTTCGTCACCGCCACCGGGCCCGCCGACAACCCCACCTTCGGGCCCTACTCCGCGCGGGACCTGATCGAGGTGCGCCGGCACGTCGAGATCCCGGTCGCCGGGTACGCCGCCCTGCGCCGCAGCCAGGACGACCTCGACCTGCTCGGGCACCTGCTCGACCGGATGGACGCCGAGACCGACAACACCGCGTGGGTCGCGCTCGACTCGGTCTTCCACATCACCATCGCCCAGGCCTCGGGCAACCCGGTGTTCGGGAAGGTGATCGAGGAGATCCGGGACGCGCTCGCCCGCCAGTCCGCCTTCCTCAACCAGCTCGGCGACCGGCGGCGGCAGTCGAACGTCGAGCACCGCGCGATCGTCACGGCCATCGCGAGCGGCGAAGAAGCCGCGGCCGTCGACGCCATGACCGCGCACCTCACCCACGTCGAAGCCACTCTGACCAGCATCGTGAACGGGGACCAGTGACCGAACAGACCCTCACCCGGTCCGCGGACGCGGGCGACGCCGGCTACCGCAAGGCCCTCAAGCCGCGGCACGTCAACATGATCGCCATCGGCGGCGCGATCGGCACCGGCCTCTTCCTCGGGGCCGGCGGCCGGCTCGCCCAGGCCGGGCCCGCGCTGGCGCTCGTCTACGCCGTCTGCGGGCT
Proteins encoded in this region:
- a CDS encoding MFS transporter, whose protein sequence is MSYEPDPRRWKALAVSLTAGFMGLLDVSIVNVALPSMQSGLHASSGGIRWVVSGYALAFGLVLVTGGRLGDAFGRRTMFLGALAGFVVTSALAGAAPNETTLVLARLAQGLAAGMLTPQNTGLIQDLFRGAERGRAFGMFGAVVGISTAVGPILGGAILAVFGAQDGWRWVFYVNVPIGVLAFALALRLLPRSEKKQLKIRSEIDFAGIALLAVAVLGVLLPVIESDNDGPARLWWLFLVALVFGAAFVRWEQRVVRRGRSPLLDTRLFTGTPGYAAGAAVGALYFCGFAGIWLVFAMFFQQGLGYSPLQSGLSVTPFALGSAVSAAVAGRLVPTFGRRLTVTGLSMVAIGLLVVAVLAEFVPPSASGWAFALPLLFAGVGGGMVISPNTTLTLECVPVRMAGVAGGALQTGQRIGTAIGTAVLASVFGAVVGSARDYPLALTVALCCAAGLTCGALTLAIAELRARRHRAAAEEREAREAEASAADVQRG
- the dnaE gene encoding DNA polymerase III subunit alpha; amino-acid sequence: MSNDSFVHLHVHTEYSMLDGAAKIAPLFAEAARLGMPAVGMTDHGNMYGADEFYQQSKKAGIKPIIGIEAYIAPESRFHKKPVFWGQANQRGSDEFGEGGDVSGGGAYTHMTMLAGNATGLRNLFKLSSLASMQGYYRKPRMDRELIADNHEGIIATTGCPSGEVQTRLRLGQREEAIQAASDYKDIFGADNFFLELMDHGLPIERSVREGLLEIGRLLDLKPLATNDSHYVTKDQADTHSALLCVQAGKTLNDPTRFKFDGDGYYLKSAAEMREYWDKEVPGAADTTLMIAERVESYEEVYTHKDRLPFFEVPEGYDQAGWLREEVQRGMKWRFPDGAPEGYQERIDKELDVIIGKGFPAYFLIVADLISYARRVGIRVGPGRGSAAGSLVAYVLGITNLDPIPQKLLFERFLNPERVSMPDIDIDFDDRRRGEMIRYATEKYGADKVAQVITFGTIKTKAAIKDSARVHFGQPGYAIADKISKALPPPIMAKDIPLSGIVDSKHERYGEAAEVRALVETDEECKTIFETARGLEGLIRNAGVHACAVIMSCDPLTDAIPLWQRDDGSIITGWDYPSCEAIGLLKMDFLGLRNLTVIGDAIDNIKANRGVDVDLDTLGVDDPETYKLLARGDTLGVFQLDGGPMRDLLRRMEPTVFDDIVAVGALYRPGPMGMNAHNDYADRKNGRQKVKPIHPELDEPLKEILADTYGLIVYQEQIMHIGQKVAGYTMGRADVLRRAMGKKKKEVLDKEYEGFEAGMRASDLRPGGFSKEAIKALWDTILPFAGYAFNKSHAAAYGLVSYWTAYLKANFTAEYMAALLTSVGDNKDKSAVYLSECRRLGIKVLPPDVNESAMRFAAVGDDIRFGLGAVRNVGANVVESIIKTREEKGKYASFTDFLDKSELVACNKRVIESLIKAGAFDSLGHTRLSMIQVHEDAVEAVVPLKRQEAMGQFDLFGFGGDEGEAAPSSSPLAHLKFGEEEYPRKQLLAYEREMLGLYVSAHPLDGAERILRKHAPKPIAAILADPPKEGEIVISGLITSLERRVNKKGEPWAICTVEDMDASLEVLFFPKAYALFAGELIEDNAVLVKGRVNWREDKMSVFGGGLATLDLSEVGTGNGDDEPPLVLLAAAEKIDQSVVSELRSTLLAHKGETPVHLKLVGKNQTVFALYDYPVKVSSMLIGELKGIRGITAST
- a CDS encoding FadR/GntR family transcriptional regulator, translated to MEAVLAHLRSAIERGEYPVGGKLPSEASLSREFEVSRSVVREALRGLQALGMTESKTGKGTFVTATGPADNPTFGPYSARDLIEVRRHVEIPVAGYAALRRSQDDLDLLGHLLDRMDAETDNTAWVALDSVFHITIAQASGNPVFGKVIEEIRDALARQSAFLNQLGDRRRQSNVEHRAIVTAIASGEEAAAVDAMTAHLTHVEATLTSIVNGDQ